A single genomic interval of Armigeres subalbatus isolate Guangzhou_Male chromosome 1, GZ_Asu_2, whole genome shotgun sequence harbors:
- the LOC134209802 gene encoding uncharacterized protein LOC134209802, translating to MRSLSLVLSTLLSLLLLSEVTLASPVLDKLFGFAAYQPGYSGYGYGGNQYGYYSSGGGGYSPTHKKKPKGRSYKDICRVINPTPYAQPGSVPYPAAPFCPY from the coding sequence ATGAGGTCACTGTCATTGGTGCTGTCGACCCTGTTGAGTTTGCTGCTGTTGAGCGAAGTGACCCTAGCGTCGCCGGTTCTTGACAAACTGTTTGGTTTCGCGGCGTACCAACCGGGGTATTCTGGCTACGGCTATGGAGGGAACCAGTACGGATATTACAGTTCCGGTGGAGGAGGATATAGTCCAACGCACAAGAAGAAGCCCAAGGGACGCTCGTACAAGGACATCTGTCGGGTAATAAATCCAACGCCATACGCCCAGCCAGGTAGTGTTCCCTATCCCGCGGCGCCATTCTGCCCGTACTGA